CGCAAACCAATTGTATGCTTAATCAATGTAAACATAAGAAAACTTGTTCCACACACCCATAATGCAACACTAACCACACCAATAAGCTGAGTTAATAATAAATCCAGACCTCCACCATAGAATAAACCTAAAACCGAACCATCAGCAGCTGGCGTATGACAAGCAAATAACCCCACTGCCAACGTTCCCCAGACACCATTTAAACAATGAACACCAACTGCTCCAACAGGATCATCAACATGTAATTTTTTATCTAAAATTTCAATTCCAAATGTTACAAGGAATCCAGCAACAACACCTATAACAATAGAAGCATATAAAGAAACAATATGACAACCAGCAGTAATAGCAACCAAACCAGCTAAAACACCATTTAAAGTCATAGAAATATCAGGCTTCCCATAACGTTTCCATGTCAGAAACAAAGTTGTGATAGCTGCTGCACACGCTGATAAATTCGTTGTCAAAGCAATATGGCCAACATAACCTTCTGCTTCTAAAGATGATCCTGGATTAAATCCGAACCAGCAAAACCAAAGAATGAAAACACCTAAAGTTCCTAATGGGATATTGTGACCAGGAATGGCATTGGTACTGCCATCGGCATTATATTTACCAATTCTAGGTCCCAAAACAATTGCTCCCATTAACGCTGCCCATCCTCCAACAGAATGTACCGCAGTTGAACCAGCAAAATCAATAAATCCCATTTTGCTTAAAAATCCTCCACCCCAAATCCAATGTCCAGAAATCGGATAAATAATTAATGAAATAATAAGTGTATAAATTAAATATGAAGAAAATTTTGTTCTTTCAGCCATTGCCCCAGAAACAATTGTTGCTGCCGTTGCACAAAAAACTGTTTGAAAGAAAATAAAGACACTTGGTGATAATGAATCAAAAGCATCTAATTTCAATGTAGTAGGATCAAAAAATCCACTTGTTCCTATCAATCCATTGAATGAATCACCAAACATCAACCCAAAACCAACAACTAAGAAAATAATAGATCCAATTGAAAAATCCATTAAATTCTTCATTAAAACATTGTTAGCATTTTTTTGACGTGTAAACCCTGTTTCTAAAATGGCAAATCCTGCTTGCATAAACATAACAAGTACAGCACCAAGAAATACCCAAACAATATTAATTAATTGTGTCACTTCTAACATAAAAACATCCCCCTCACTTTAAAGTGCATCTTCTCCAGTTTCACCAGTACGTATACGCATAGCATTTTCAACATGATAAATAAAAATTTTACCATCACCAACTTGACCAGTTGATAATTTTTCTTTTGCTATTTTTAAAATTGCTTCAACCTGATTATCTTTGACAATTGTTTCAACTTTTAATTTAGAAACTAAATTCACTGAATATTTTGTCCCACGATATTGTTGAGTGTAACCCATTTGATTACCATGTCCCATGACATTGGAAACCATCATTCCTGTAATCTCTAATTCATTTAAAATCAATTTTAAAGTTTCAAGTTTTTCAGGACGAATAATGATTTCTAATTTTTTCATAAAAATCCCCCTTTTCTTTTTTTAGATTACCATTCATTGGAAATCTTGATGTCATTATAGCAAAATATTTTATTAACGCAATAATTTATTTTTATATTAAAAATAAATTATTATGTATTTTAGCCATTTCCAAAATAATGATTGCATTTATTATCCATTGTACTATGATGAAATAACAAAAAAAGTGAGACTTTTCAGCTCACTTCTGTAAAATTATATATTTTTATTAAATTGATAATTTATTATTATACGAAATTTTCAAATACTGAAAATCAATAATAATGATTACAAATATTGACCATATCCTCTATATAAATTCTTCCACCTGAAATCACATCATCATCTAAAACCATCTTTGACTTTAAACTTTTCTTACATGAGTAAGTTTCTCTCATTAATGGCAAATCCTGTTTTTGACAAAGCTGAATGACTTTATCCATTTGTTTATTTTTAAAGCAAAACAAATTAAATAAGGCTAAATTATGAATATGTTGACGAGATAAATGTAAAATAAAATCTTCTAGTTCTTTATCTTTTAAACATGGATATTCTTCAAAACCAATAACTAATAAATCAATATCTTCATCAAAGCAAAAATCAGAGATAGGTTTCGCATACGTTCGCGCATATCTTGCCATATCTTCCGCCAATAATTTAGCATCTTTACAATGAGCTGTATATACGACTTGAACTTTCATACGATCACCCTTTCCTTTGTTTATTATAAACAGATAATATGAACTGAAAATAAACACTTGTCCTCACACAACAAAAAACATAACATATAGTATGTTGAAGGAGGTAATTATGAACGTATTTCAAGATAATCAAACTTGCTTTCAACCATTTTTTATGCCTGAGACAAATTTAGAAAAAAATCCTAAACTCTTTGATCCACAAGAAGCAATCATGTTAGGAAATCTTTTCAAGGATTTGTATATGACATATCATGGTTTCTCTAACTATTGCTTACAACCACAAACCAAAAGACAACAGGCTTTATTAGAAGTACAAATGTATGATTTTGTAGCCCATGAAATCAATTTATATTTAGATATGCATCCTCAAAATCAAAGGATGGTACAACTTTATACAGAATATGCAAAAAAAGCCAAAGAAGCAAAATATGCTTTTGAAAAAGAGTTTGGTCCACTATCTGTAAAAGATAGTCAAGACAAAATCCCATTTCAATGGGTTCAAGGTCCATGGCCTTGGGAATATCAATGTTAAAAAGGAGGAATTTAAGGAATGTGGACTTATAGCAAAAAATTGCAATATCCAATTTCAATCAAAAATAAAGATTTAAAGATGGCAAAATATATTATTACTCAATTTGGAGGTCCAAATGGCGAATTAGCAGCTTCAATGCGTTATATATCTCAGCGTTATACAATGCCTGATGAAAAAGGAAAAGCATTGTTAACAGATATCGGAAGCGAAGAATTGGGACATATGGAAATGGTCTCTACAATTGTTTATCAATTGACTCAAGGTGCATCTATGGATGAAATTAAAGCTGCAGGATTACAAAGTTATTATACTGAACATGGCTGCTCACTTTATCCAGTAGATGCTAACGGTGTACCTTTTACTGCAGCATATTTTGCTGCGACAGGTGATCCAGTTGCCGATATTGCTGAAGACATGGCAGCAGAACAAAAAGCAAGAGCAGTTTATGAAAATCTTATGGATCAGACAAATGATCCCGATATTCTCGCCCCGCTTTCTTTCTTGAGACAACGTGAGATTGTTCACTATGAAAGATTTAGAGAATTATATGAAGAATATGTCAAAAAGTATTATCAGCCAGATTTTAATCAAAAATGCTAAAAACCCGAATAATCGGGTTTTTATTTTGATATTTCATAAGCTATAAATAAACCAATAACAGCAACTATTGTCGTAAATAAATCACCAACAAATAAGCTTTTTATACTAGGAATGATGAATTGGAAAACAGCTGCTATTCCAATATCAATTCCAAGTTGACTCAAAACGAGATAACTCATCGTTATTTCACTCACTACATAACCTAAAAATGTTAATACAACTGATATAATGGCTATTTGTTGAGAATGAATCTGTGAAATTCTAGTCACTGCAGTTGCAATAATATAAGCACTGATTAAATAAAATAAAGATGATGTGATATGCAAAGTTGATATAACGAGTGCCAAGACAATTCCTGTTGCAATAGCCACAAGAACTCCACCACCAATAGTTTTAATCCATTCTGATGAATCTAAAAATTGATCATTATGAGATCTAAAATATTTTTTTGCTTCCTGACGTTCTTTATACTGTTTCCATTTATCTTGAAAAGCCATTAGTTTTCACCTGCTATCTGTTTAATATAAGCAAGGACTTGATCATGCAACTCTTCACGATCCAAAGCGAAATCAATTGTTGCTTTAATAAAACCAAACTTATCCCCAACATCATAACGAACACCTTCAAAATCATAGGCATAAACAGCCTGACGATCCATTAATCGTTTGATGGCATCGGTTAATTGAATTTCTCCTCCTGCACCAGTTTCTTGCGTTTCCAATAATTCAAAAATTTCTGGCGTTAAAACATATCTACCTAATACTGCCATTTGACTTGGAGCTTTATCAACTGATGGTTTTTCTACCATACTTGAAAGTTTAACAAGTCGACCATTATGTGAATGCATCATATCAGGCTCAACAATTCCATATTTACAAACATCTTCTTTAGCAACGGTTTGTACTCCAACTACAGAGGACTTTGTCTGTTGGTAAGCATCAATTAATTGCTGTAAAGCAGGTTTGCTATTTTTATTCACAACAACATCATCACCTAACAAGACAGCAAAAGGTTCATCACCAATAAAAGTTTTTGCACATAAAATGGCATGCCCTAATCCATTTGGCTCTTTTTGACGAATATAATAAATATTAGCTAAATCAGCAATATCTCTAATCAATTTAACCTGAGCATGTTTACCAGATGCTTTCAAACGTTCTTCCAATTCATAGTTCACATCAAAATGATTTTCCATTGCATGTTTATTACTGTTTGTAATAACCAAGACTTCTTCAATACCACTTGCTACCGCCTCTTCAATAATATATTGAATCGTTGGAATATCAACAATTGGAAGCATTTCTTTAGCTAACGCTTTTGTTGCTGGTAAAAATCTTGTTCCAAGTCCTGCTGCCGGTATAACAGCTTTTCTTACTTTTTGTTTTTTCATAACAATCTCCTTTAATTTACTAAATCACTATAGTGATTTTTTTTATATTTTGGACGCATATGTAAAATAACATATGTCGCAACAAAGCCACCTATTAATCCTGAAACATGTCCTGACATTGAAATCGTAGGTACTACAAACGAAATCACCAGCATCAATATAACATTAGGAGCAAGCTGCTTAAATATATCCATAAAAATATTTCTATATTTTAAAGCCAATGCACCTAAAGCACCAATCAATCCAAATATAACGCCACTAATCCCACCACTGACAGTATTGGCTTCAAAACCATTAAATAAAAACAATAAATAAGGCAAACCAGTTGTTGCTAAAGCACTTACAAATAAGACAATAGCATATTTTTTAGGTTTTAATGAAGCTTCTATAAACATTCCAATTCCATATAAAGAATAACAGTTAACCGCAAGATGCAATAAACCAAAATGAATAAAATTAGCAGTTATCAAACGATAATATTCATGTTTCAAATAAACATAAACAGGATTATACCCACCAAAAAGAATACCTTCATAAACTTTCATTTCTTCTCCAAAAAGAAAAAAAGAAATAATGTAGACAACAATACAAAGTGTTATTAATCCCATAGTTACAGGTGCTTTTTTATATTTTTTCTTTAATTCATTTAGCATATCATTCATCTAGAAATTCATAAATTGACATTTGATCAATCAGAATTTCTTCTTCCTCCTCAACAACTGCATTTTTTTCAACAATTTGATCAAGTGTAAGCAAAGATAACATATCTTCATAAGTCACTTTCACAGCACCCATTTCTAACAAACGGATATTTCCATTATAGTTATCATCATCTAAAACCATTTGTTTTGTCCAATGATAATGAAAATTTTGAATTGTTGTAAACCAGACACCTCCACTATTAATATGTGTAGCTGTTACAATCTGTAAATCACTTAACCCACAAACATATATATTCCTATCCAAAGCATTTGTTACATTAAAATAAGCAAAAGGATCAACGGCACTTATCAATACCAATCTTCCTTCTTTGATGGCTTTTGCGTAAGTTTTTTTCTTGTCAAACATATGATCACTTACAAAACAAACGACTTTACCACCTAATTGCATAAATACTTTTAATGCATATGCATCAGTACCTTTTGTGCCATTTGCTACAAGAACTTTCTCTTCATCAAAAATCTTAGTAACTGTATTTCTTGTAAATGAATTCAATTTTTTTTCTAAACTTTGTGGTCCAACCACAGAAACCATATGATTCTCAGTCATTGTTAAATCTCCAACATAATATAAATATAATGGTGCTCGTTTCTTTAACGTTGTTGTTAAATTTTTAGGATAATTATCTTCATATTTTGTTGTTATATAAATACCTTCATTTTCAAGATTTGCTAATGCAAACATTAAATCATTTAAAGTTTCTTTCCTAGCCATTAACTTATAAGCTATATATTCATCTATTCCTAAAATTTGAACCATCGTATCTCTATTCATACCAAATAATTTTGATGGTGTTTTCTTAGAGGCATTCCGTAATTTTCGCTCTACATCCCACCATTCATCTTGTGATAATGGTGCTGTATTATCAACAACTAAATCACCACAAAATAAAAGAACAGCTATACTATCTAAATTTAATTGTATTTTCATCATACCACCTGCACTTTCAAACTATTATATCATAGTTCTCAGCGTGCGTCGATATCCGAAAAAAACTTTTATTAAGCAAAAAAAGATATGCCATTAATAGCATATCTTCTTAAAATTATTGAATACCCATTTTTTCTTTAACAGCAGCTTGAGCAGCAGCTAAACGTGCTAATGGTACACGATATGGAGAACAAGAAACATAAGTTAATCCTAATCTATGACAGAATTCAACTGAACTTGCTTCACCACCATGTTCACCACAAATACCTAATTTAATGTCTGGGCGTGTTTTACGACCTTTTTCAGCAGCAATTTGCATTAATTGTCCAACACCTTCTTGATCAACTTTTGCAAATGGATCAGCTTCAAAAATTTGTTTAGAATAGTAATCATCTAAGAACTTAGCAGCATCATCACGGCTAAATCCATAAGTCATTTGAGTTAAGTCATTTGTTCCAAAACTAAAGAATTCTGCTTCTTCAGCAATCTTGTCAGCAGTTAATGCAGCTCTAGGAATTTCAATCATTGTACCAACTTTGTATGGTAATTCAACTCCTGCTTCAGCAATAATCTTATCTGCTGTATCTGTTACAACTTTCTTAACATATTTTAATTCTTTCACATCACCAACAAGTGGAATCATGATTTCAGGAACAACATTTTGTCCTTCTTGATTAGCAGCAATTGCAGCTTCAATAACAGCTCTTGTTTGCATTTCAGCAATTTCAGGATATGTGACAGCTAAACGACAACCTCTATGTCCCATCATTGGGTTGAATTCTTTTAATGATTCAACACGTGCTTTTAAAGCTTCAAAAGTCATTCCTAAGCTTTCAGCTAATGGTTTAATTTCTTCATCAGTATGAGGTAAGAATTCATGTAAAGGTGGATCTAAGAAACGAATTGTAACTGGATAAATCTCCATAGCTTTAAACAATTCTCTAAAATCTGATCTTTGGTAAGGTAAGATTTTTTCTAATGCTTCTTTTCTTGCTTCGACTGTTTCAGCTGTAATCATACGTCTAAAGTTAAAGATTCTTTCTTCTTCAAAGAACATATGTTCAGTTCTACACAATCCAATACCTTCAGCTCCGAATTTACGTGCTTGTAAAGCATCTCTAGGTGTATCGGCATTTGTACGCACTTGCAATGTACGCACTTCATCAGCCCATTCCATAAATGTTTCAAAATCACCACTGATTTCTGGTTCAACAGTCTTAATTTGTTCACCATAAACATTACCAGTGCTTCCATCTAATGACATGTAATCACCTTCATGATATTTTTTACCATCAGGTGTAGTTAATACTTTTGCTTCTTCATCAATCTTTAATGAACCGCATCCACAAACACAGCAAGTTCCCATTCCTCTTGCAACAACTGCAGCATGTGAAGTCATACCACCACGGATTGTTAAAATACCATGAGCAATATTCATACCTTCAATATCTTCAGGAGATGTTTCAAGACGAACTAATAAGATATCTTGAACACCATTTTTAGATGCTTCGATAACATCTTCAGCAGTGAAATAAATACGTCCTGTTGCAGCCCCTGGTGACGCAGCCAATCCAGTTGCAACAACATGTGCGCAACGTAATGAAAGATCATCAAAGTTTGGATGTAACAATTGATCTAATTGTTTTGGTTCAACCTTTAATAAAGCTTCTTCTTTAGTAATCATTCCTTCGTTTACTAAATCAACAGCAATTTTCAATGCAGCAGCAGCTGTTCTTTTTCCATTACGTGTTTGAAGCATGAATAATTTACCATCTTCAATAGTAAATTCCATATCTTGCATATCTTTATAATGATCTTCAAGAATAGCATTAATTTTAACAAATTGATCATAACAATCAGGCATAACTTCTTTTAATGTATCAATTGTTTGAGGTGTACGAATACCAGCAACAACGTCTTCACCTTGAGCATTCATTAAGTATTCACCATACAATTTCTTTTCACCAGTTGCTGGGTTTCTTGTAAAGGCAACACCAGTACCAGAAGTATCTCCACGGTTACCATAAACCATTTCTTGAACGTTAACAGCAGTTCCCCAGCTTCCAGGAATATCATTTAAACGTCTATAAGTAATCGCACGATCATTATTCCATGATCTAAATACTGCTTTAATAGATTCCATCATTTGTTCTTTTGGATCTTGAGGGAAATCTACACCAGCATGTTTTTTGTATTCACTTTTATAGATTTCAACAACTTCCATTAAATCTTCAGCAGTTAATTCAGTGTCAAATTCAACACCTTTTTCTTCTTTGACTTTATCAAACATTCTTTCAAATGAACTTTTTGGGAATCCCATAACAACATCTGCAAACATTTGAATAAAACGACGATAACTATCATATACAAAACGAGGATTATTTGTAGCTTTAGCAAACTCTTTAGCCACTTCATCATTTAATCCTAAGTTTAAGACTGTATCCATCATACCAGGCATAGATGCTCTTGCTCCAGAACGTACTGAAACAAGTAAAGGATTATGAGCATCCCCCATTGTTTTACCTGTAATTTTTTCAAGTTCAGCAAGTTTTTCATAGACTTGATCTTCAATTTCTTTAGAAATCATTTTACCGTCTTCATAATATTTAGTACAAGCTTCAGTCGTAACAGTAAATCCTTGAGGGACAGGTAAACCAATATTAGTCATTTCGGCTAAGTTAGCACCCTTACCACCAAGTAAGTTACGCATGTCTTTATTTCCTTCACTAAATAGATAGACATATTTTTCCATTTATAAGTTCCTCCTTTTTTATTACTTATAACATTATACACTATGTGAGTGCTTACATTCAACCTTTAATTTTCCTAATTTCTGAAAAAAAGAACAAATCAATTTCATGATTTGTTCTTGCATTGTATTTTTTGCTTAATTTAAGAGCGCTTTTTCCATTTCTTTATTTTTTTAACGATCTCCAGCAAATTCTAATTGTACTGTTCTTTTATTTAATTTCTGTTTATGACAACCCTTAATTGCCTTTTGACTCACACTTGATTTAATATCAACAAATGTAAACTTTCTTTTTAAAGCAATATCTCCAATATCACTTTTCTTGATTTTTCCATATCTTACCAAGAAATTAATAACATCAGGAACCTTAATTCTATCCATTGTTCCACATGTCATAAAAATACGATCATAATTTCCAGATTGTTTCTTAATATCCTGATAATCAAATCCAACACGTTGTTGATAACACATTGAAAGCAAAGTTGCCATCGTATCATTTTTTAAGTGATCAGGAATATCTTTAATAACCTGTTTGAAACTTTCTTTATTTCCCTTTAACATTTCTTCTTGAACATCAAATAATAATTCTTTCATCTTTTGTTCAAAAATTTCTTCATTACTAGGAATCTCAATTTTTTGAATCTGACTATTCGTTCTTTTCCCAATTGACATCAAAAAACTCTTTTCACGTCCTGATACAATTGAATAAGCCTCACCTTTTTTATTTGCACGACCTGTTCTACCAATACGATGAATATATAATTCTTCATCTTGAGGCATTTCATAATTAATAACATGTGAAATATTATCTACATCTATTCCTCTGGCTGCAACATCAGTCGCAACTAAATATTGTATTTTTCCTTCTTTAAAACGTTTTAAAGTATTTGAACGCTGATTCTGTGACAAGTCTCCATGCATTGCTTCCACATTATAATGTTTTTGTTGCATTGAGGCAACAATTTCATCAACACTACGCTTTGTCTTACAAAATATAATCGTACTATCCATTTCACGTGAATCTAAGATTCTACATAAAATTTCAAACTTATTATGTCCTCTAGGCACATCAAAATAGTATTGTGAAACAGTCGCTGCTGTTCTTGTTTTCGATTTAATTTGAATATGCAAATAATCTTCCTGCATATAATTGCTGGCAATCTTTTTAATGGCAGCTGGCATTGTTGCTGAAAATAATACAGTCTGTTTATTTTCAGGTGTTGTTGCAAGAATATTTTCAATATCCTCAACAAAGCCCATATTTAGCATTTCATCTGCTTCATCTAAAACCATATGATTAATTTGATTAATCTTTAAAACTTTTCGTCTCATTAAATCCTGAACACGTCCTGGTGTTCCAACTACAATATCAGCACCTTTTTTTAAGTCTCTGATTTGTCTTTCAATATCACTACCACCAAAAACACTCACAATTGATAAATTTGTATATTTACCAATACGTTTTAATTCTTCATGAATCTGTAATGCAAGTTCTCTTGTTGGTGATAAAATCAAAGCTTGAACATACTTTTCCTTTTGAGCAATCTGTGATAAAAGAACACTCCCAAAAGCCAATGTTTTTCCTGTTCCTGTTTGAGCCTGTCCAATAATATCTTTACCTTCCAATAAAACTGGAATTGATTTTTCCTGAATTGGTGAAGGACTGACATATCCCATCGCTTCAATTCCGTTTAATACGTTCTGCGCTAACCCTAAATCTTTAAATGTAATTTTGTCCATAATTTCCTCTTTCTCTGTCTTTTTTTCTATTGTTGACTTTGTAACACTTCAAATGTGCGTGACGTTTATACATTCACCTACACTCTTCATAGACTTCTAGACATACTAAGGCGAACGTTTTCACATATATATAAGACACTTTTGTGTTTTCAAAACTGACAATAACAAAGAATCACACATAAAGAAAACCAGGAAGTTCTCCTGGTTTATTTCAGTCGTGTTTCTTCTATGTGATAATAGCATACCCTTGTTTAAAAGACAAGGGTTATTTTTGAAGATTATTGATGAGCAAGAATGTAAGGCCTTACTTGCGCTAAAAAATACAACGAACCCGTTATAAAGACAACACCATCATGCAAAAATGCTTTATCAACTGCCAGATGCCAGTCCTTTTCAATTTTAACTGGAAAGTCTTCAGCTAATTTTTCTACACTTTGAGCACGGTGAAAATCAAATTCACAGACAGTCACATCATCAGTTAGCTTTAATAACAATTCTAGCATGGCATGTGTATCTTTATCTTTTAAAGCGCTAAATATAATTTTTATATGAGAATATTTTTTAGCTGATTGATAAAAAGCTTCCATTCCTTCTTTATTATGTGCTCCATCAATAATGATACATGGATTATCATGGACTTTTTCAAAACGACCATACCAAATCGCTTCTTTTAAACCAGCAAGTAAGATTTCATCTTTCAATTCAATATAGCCATTTTCTTTTAGATACAAAAGAATTTCTATTGCTAAGGCACTATTTTCACTCTGATATTTAGCAGATGTTTTTAATATGACATGATATTGACGATAATCAAAAGAAACCTCATCTTCATGATCTTGTATATTTTGAATTGGTTGAACATATAACAATGGGCTTTGATGCTTTTGACAGATTTCCTGGAAAACTTTTAAACACTCCGGTTTTTTTTCACCTGTCACAAAAGGTATATAATCCTTAATAATTCCTCCTTTTGTTCGGGCTATTTTTTCATATGTATCACCCAAATATTCAATGTGATCTAAACCAATATTTGTATTTGCTGCAATAATTGGTGAAACAATATTGGTCGCATCTAATTCTCCCCCTAGCCCCACTTCAAAAATAGCAAAATCAACCCGATGTTTTAAGAAAAACATAATCGCAATAAAAACTTCTATTTCAAACATTGATAATTCATATTTTAACCATAGTGACATATAGCGATTGGCATATTGAATAATTTCTTGATCTTGAATATGTTCATTATTAATACGCATAATTTCTAGGCGAGTTATCAAAACAGGAGATGTAAATGTTGCAACTGTATATCCTTCTTTTTGTAAAACTGAACGAATATAGTTTGTTGTTGAGCCTTTTCCATTGGTTCCTCCAATATGAATTGTTTTCAATAAAGTTTGAGGATTTCCCATATCATGCATAAAACGCTTAAAATTATCTAATGCATAAACGCGATCTTTTTGACTTGCTATAAATTCATGAACTTGATCATAAT
Above is a genomic segment from Candidatus Stoquefichus sp. SB1 containing:
- a CDS encoding DNA-processing protein DprA; the encoded protein is MKIQLNLDSIAVLLFCGDLVVDNTAPLSQDEWWDVERKLRNASKKTPSKLFGMNRDTMVQILGIDEYIAYKLMARKETLNDLMFALANLENEGIYITTKYEDNYPKNLTTTLKKRAPLYLYYVGDLTMTENHMVSVVGPQSLEKKLNSFTRNTVTKIFDEEKVLVANGTKGTDAYALKVFMQLGGKVVCFVSDHMFDKKKTYAKAIKEGRLVLISAVDPFAYFNVTNALDRNIYVCGLSDLQIVTATHINSGGVWFTTIQNFHYHWTKQMVLDDDNYNGNIRLLEMGAVKVTYEDMLSLLTLDQIVEKNAVVEEEEEILIDQMSIYEFLDE
- a CDS encoding ammonium transporter, which gives rise to MLEVTQLINIVWVFLGAVLVMFMQAGFAILETGFTRQKNANNVLMKNLMDFSIGSIIFLVVGFGLMFGDSFNGLIGTSGFFDPTTLKLDAFDSLSPSVFIFFQTVFCATAATIVSGAMAERTKFSSYLIYTLIISLIIYPISGHWIWGGGFLSKMGFIDFAGSTAVHSVGGWAALMGAIVLGPRIGKYNADGSTNAIPGHNIPLGTLGVFILWFCWFGFNPGSSLEAEGYVGHIALTTNLSACAAAITTLFLTWKRYGKPDISMTLNGVLAGLVAITAGCHIVSLYASIVIGVVAGFLVTFGIEILDKKLHVDDPVGAVGVHCLNGVWGTLAVGLFACHTPAADGSVLGLFYGGGLDLLLTQLIGVVSVALWVCGTSFLMFTLIKHTIGLRVTPEEEINGLDIGEHGSEAYPDFIKK
- a CDS encoding spore coat protein CotJB; this encodes MNVFQDNQTCFQPFFMPETNLEKNPKLFDPQEAIMLGNLFKDLYMTYHGFSNYCLQPQTKRQQALLEVQMYDFVAHEINLYLDMHPQNQRMVQLYTEYAKKAKEAKYAFEKEFGPLSVKDSQDKIPFQWVQGPWPWEYQC
- the galU gene encoding UTP--glucose-1-phosphate uridylyltransferase GalU yields the protein MKKQKVRKAVIPAAGLGTRFLPATKALAKEMLPIVDIPTIQYIIEEAVASGIEEVLVITNSNKHAMENHFDVNYELEERLKASGKHAQVKLIRDIADLANIYYIRQKEPNGLGHAILCAKTFIGDEPFAVLLGDDVVVNKNSKPALQQLIDAYQQTKSSVVGVQTVAKEDVCKYGIVEPDMMHSHNGRLVKLSSMVEKPSVDKAPSQMAVLGRYVLTPEIFELLETQETGAGGEIQLTDAIKRLMDRQAVYAYDFEGVRYDVGDKFGFIKATIDFALDREELHDQVLAYIKQIAGEN
- a CDS encoding rhomboid family intramembrane serine protease — encoded protein: MLNELKKKYKKAPVTMGLITLCIVVYIISFFLFGEEMKVYEGILFGGYNPVYVYLKHEYYRLITANFIHFGLLHLAVNCYSLYGIGMFIEASLKPKKYAIVLFVSALATTGLPYLLFLFNGFEANTVSGGISGVIFGLIGALGALALKYRNIFMDIFKQLAPNVILMLVISFVVPTISMSGHVSGLIGGFVATYVILHMRPKYKKNHYSDLVN
- a CDS encoding manganese catalase family protein gives rise to the protein MWTYSKKLQYPISIKNKDLKMAKYIITQFGGPNGELAASMRYISQRYTMPDEKGKALLTDIGSEELGHMEMVSTIVYQLTQGASMDEIKAAGLQSYYTEHGCSLYPVDANGVPFTAAYFAATGDPVADIAEDMAAEQKARAVYENLMDQTNDPDILAPLSFLRQREIVHYERFRELYEEYVKKYYQPDFNQKC
- the ppdK gene encoding pyruvate, phosphate dikinase, with the translated sequence MEKYVYLFSEGNKDMRNLLGGKGANLAEMTNIGLPVPQGFTVTTEACTKYYEDGKMISKEIEDQVYEKLAELEKITGKTMGDAHNPLLVSVRSGARASMPGMMDTVLNLGLNDEVAKEFAKATNNPRFVYDSYRRFIQMFADVVMGFPKSSFERMFDKVKEEKGVEFDTELTAEDLMEVVEIYKSEYKKHAGVDFPQDPKEQMMESIKAVFRSWNNDRAITYRRLNDIPGSWGTAVNVQEMVYGNRGDTSGTGVAFTRNPATGEKKLYGEYLMNAQGEDVVAGIRTPQTIDTLKEVMPDCYDQFVKINAILEDHYKDMQDMEFTIEDGKLFMLQTRNGKRTAAAALKIAVDLVNEGMITKEEALLKVEPKQLDQLLHPNFDDLSLRCAHVVATGLAASPGAATGRIYFTAEDVIEASKNGVQDILLVRLETSPEDIEGMNIAHGILTIRGGMTSHAAVVARGMGTCCVCGCGSLKIDEEAKVLTTPDGKKYHEGDYMSLDGSTGNVYGEQIKTVEPEISGDFETFMEWADEVRTLQVRTNADTPRDALQARKFGAEGIGLCRTEHMFFEEERIFNFRRMITAETVEARKEALEKILPYQRSDFRELFKAMEIYPVTIRFLDPPLHEFLPHTDEEIKPLAESLGMTFEALKARVESLKEFNPMMGHRGCRLAVTYPEIAEMQTRAVIEAAIAANQEGQNVVPEIMIPLVGDVKELKYVKKVVTDTADKIIAEAGVELPYKVGTMIEIPRAALTADKIAEEAEFFSFGTNDLTQMTYGFSRDDAAKFLDDYYSKQIFEADPFAKVDQEGVGQLMQIAAEKGRKTRPDIKLGICGEHGGEASSVEFCHRLGLTYVSCSPYRVPLARLAAAQAAVKEKMGIQ
- a CDS encoding P-II family nitrogen regulator, whose product is MKKLEIIIRPEKLETLKLILNELEITGMMVSNVMGHGNQMGYTQQYRGTKYSVNLVSKLKVETIVKDNQVEAILKIAKEKLSTGQVGDGKIFIYHVENAMRIRTGETGEDAL
- a CDS encoding DEAD/DEAH box helicase, whose translation is MDKITFKDLGLAQNVLNGIEAMGYVSPSPIQEKSIPVLLEGKDIIGQAQTGTGKTLAFGSVLLSQIAQKEKYVQALILSPTRELALQIHEELKRIGKYTNLSIVSVFGGSDIERQIRDLKKGADIVVGTPGRVQDLMRRKVLKINQINHMVLDEADEMLNMGFVEDIENILATTPENKQTVLFSATMPAAIKKIASNYMQEDYLHIQIKSKTRTAATVSQYYFDVPRGHNKFEILCRILDSREMDSTIIFCKTKRSVDEIVASMQQKHYNVEAMHGDLSQNQRSNTLKRFKEGKIQYLVATDVAARGIDVDNISHVINYEMPQDEELYIHRIGRTGRANKKGEAYSIVSGREKSFLMSIGKRTNSQIQKIEIPSNEEIFEQKMKELLFDVQEEMLKGNKESFKQVIKDIPDHLKNDTMATLLSMCYQQRVGFDYQDIKKQSGNYDRIFMTCGTMDRIKVPDVINFLVRYGKIKKSDIGDIALKRKFTFVDIKSSVSQKAIKGCHKQKLNKRTVQLEFAGDR